The Scomber japonicus isolate fScoJap1 chromosome 21, fScoJap1.pri, whole genome shotgun sequence region AACCATAGATCACCCTATGACAtctagcagacagacagactctcCCATGTCTACAGGGGCGGGGGGAGGCAGAGGGTTCTCTGTGGCTTCAATGCTTCCTCAGGGTCACAGTATTAGTGCGTCATCTAGCTCCTTTGGAACATTTACATTCACATCTGAGCAGGCAGAGATGCTGGCTTTGGTCATGCTGGAACAGGACAGTCctgggaggaggacaggaggatgCTCTGGGGAAAACACTGCTTCAACAAACCCCACCACTGCCACATGGGAGCCCCCAAAGACTTCAACAGTGTCAAGCAGTAAAGAAAGAGGCTCAATTGGACAACAGCAAGCTAAAGTGACTAAACCCATGGACACAGTAACTGTTAAACCTGCAGTCCAGGTATCTGTCAGAGGACAAGTTGGGGAGGGGTCTGTCAGTGGGCCCAGTGGAAGCAGACATCCACAAaactcatctcatctcatctcatactCCCAGTCTCAGTCCCTCAGCTCCTCCCAGAGTGGCACTGTGGCTAGCCTCAGTGTAAACAACCTTATCAGGCCCAGCTCCAATCAGCAGCCCTATCCTGGCTCTCCCAGTCTTGCTGGCCAACAGGGCTCAGTTCCTTCACCTGTGGGGACCTCAGCCCACATATCCCAACCCTCAAATAATGCACTCTCACCCTGCCCAGGTGCAGCCCAGCTGAACGAGTATGCCCCTATAAAAACTGCATTAATGAGGGCTCAGGCTGGAGTCGGTGTGGGTGAACGACAAGTGAAGATCATCTCCAAGCGGCAGGCCCAGGAGGAGGTGATGCTAAACACTGGAAAACGACCCAAGCCTTGCCCTCCATCAGCAACCACTGTTAGCCATATGGACGTGAAAGCCCCAGACCATACCCAGATGATGGTGGGACAACTTCCCTCCGCCTCTTCAGCCATAATGACGAGAATTAATTCTGAGGGTGGTGGTCCTCTCTTCTCCACAAACTCTTTCATGAGTCCTGTAGTTCGGCCCACAGATGGCCACTGTCCTCCTCAAGGACCCCCTGAACAGAACCAGCCAGGGGTGCTTCATCTGCCCCAGGGTCATCCGCAGCATGCTGCAACCCAGCCTGGCCAGCACCTGGGTGGGAACCTTTAcatgaaacagcagcagcaagaacAACAGAGACACCATCTGTATCATTTGCAACACCACCTGACACAGCCTGACTCTGCACAGCGGCACTCGCTACACCAGAGGGCgcttcagcagcagcaacaacaacaacagcagcagcaggagcagcagcaacatgtgcAGAAGAAGCGAGGACTCGTCAGAAGCAGTCAGACCGGTTCACCTGCCGGCTTGCAGAAGCAGCATCACCTGGAAAAGTCTGgagttcagcagcagcactcaCATCCACAACAGCAGACTCAACATCAACagctcacacagcagcagcaatcaCAGCAGCATCCACAACAGTCCCACCAACAATCACAACATCAGCAACCAACCCAACACCAACAGTCTCAGCACCAACAGCACCAACAACAGACACATCAACAGCAGCCCCAGACGCAGCATCAACAACACCAACAGCAGcagttacagcagcagcagcagagctcccACTCCAGACACCAGCAGCATCTTCAGCAGCAGatccagcagcaacaacagcactTTAGGCACCAGGAGAAAAGCTGTGAAGCCCAGGCAGCAGGACCCAGAGCCCACCACAGCAGCCACCTGGCCCAGCAGGAGCACCTTAAGGTtggtagtgtcacatggtgcaGAATAATACAgtatgattttatttgtttcttctATTTGACTGGCGTTTCTATTGccaatataatatgatatatatttaataaactaCTAGTTGTTGTACCTTTTTATTATACAATTAACATAAAATGCAGCCAGTATACATTTAATAATTGATCATCTGTTACCAGATAAACTAGAAGTTTTGGCTGTTCACCACTTAACAACTGCAATAAATTGCttaattttttgtgtgtggtgtcacaaaataaacaaaacactaaCTTTTGAGGGTCACATGTAATTACTTCTGATGTTTTGTTAGCTGAATTATTAAGTGATTTAAGATTGAAGTAATTATTACCTCAGCAGTGTCATTTCTGTTAGTTCAGTCTTCCTGGGTATAAAACTGGTAGGTGAATTTGTGGCCAGTAACAGTGTCTTACACAGATGTATCTGTCACAATTGACCACAGCTTACATTTACTCTGTTGTAGCATTAAAATccctaaaaaaataaagatattaaaacAAATTTGTTAAACCCACTTAGATTTATTGTAATATCTGGTCAGCTGTCattatgtttaattttctcTGTCTGGAAAGTCTGAGGGGGAATGTTgatattttaacaaaatgttaCAGTAGGTAAACCTCATCTGTGAAGCGCTCAGTCATGCTTTTGGGTGCATCAGATGACCAATGCAGCTGAAGTGCAGATAGATATTCACTGATCAGGCTTGTGTTTGGAAGTAACATCTTGATTATTTCTCCTCCTCAGTCTGGTCAGGACCATAATGCTATGCAGAGGATGATGAGCTCTCGGACTCTGGAGCAGCAGCTCATCTCTCCTTCCAGTAATCCTGTGTCCCGGTCGTCTGACCTGGCCTGTGCACCATCACGCCAGGAACGCCACCGTGTTTCCAACTACTCTGCGGAGGCGCTCATCGGTAAAAGCTCCACTAGTGGTGAGCAGCAGCGTATGGGTCTTCACCTTCAGCCCGGCCGCGGTGCCACACAGGAGCAACCAGACCTCCGGGGTTACCTGGACACATCACGTGGAAAGGCCAACATTGCACATAATCCACAGAACCGCCTGCCCTCAGACCATCCAGGGTCTGCCGATGTTCAACGGGTGTCTGAGTGCCCCCCCTTCAAGGCCAtgggtggaggagcaggagcacaTCAGCTCAGTGGATTTGAGGCACAAGTGTCTCGTGGAAGTGACATGACCCCTAAGTCGGTGCCTCCTTCCCAGAGGGGACCGCAGGGACAGCAGCAGGGCGGGTTCAGGATGGGTGTTGGCCctccagcagatggcagaaaCCGTGGTGGTTACACTGGAGTTCATCTCGGCTCGCAGGGAGTACAGGTTGGCCCAGCGCTGCCCCGGGAGCAGGACGGTTGTCATCAGAGTTTCATGCAAAGCCTCCTTTCTCCACACTTACCTGAGCAGAGCAACCATCAGCGAGCAGTGCAGTGCTGTCCCCCAGTCAGCATGGAGTACAGCTGTGTGCCCGGAAGCTCTGCAGCAGACATACAAGCCAAGGCCTCCAGCCCCAGTGTTCCCCAGACCCAGAAGGCCCCAGCTATGAGGCTTGGAGAGGGCAACAAGGGCCACATTTCTCAGGTCAACAGTAACATGCATGGTGTGCGAGCAGGTCTCCCCCATCCTCCAACCCCACACAGCAGCTCTGAGCCAGGCCGCTCGTCTGCCCCTTCCAGACCGCCCACTGCTGTTAGTCAGCATTCTCGCCACATCACCCGTGATACTCAGGCTGCCAAACTGAGACCGGGTGACCGGCCTCGATCAGGTACTCTGAGATCAAGTAACCCCTTTGAGCCTGACGGTCACCTGCCTCTGCCCTCTGGAGGAGGGGTGCTGCTGGGCAGGCCGCAGTCTGGAGGGGAGGCAAGACGCAGCACTATCGTTCGCTTTATGGCAGATAGTGCTCAGGTTCCTAGCGACAACAACCTGGTTCCAGATCAACACCTAACACAGAACTTTGGTTTCCCCTTTATTCCTGAAGGAGGGATGAATCCTCCACCTCCCATCAATCCTAACTCCACATTCATCCCTCCAGTAAGCCAGCCCAACGCCTCTCGTACGCCGTCCCTTCTGCCTGTGGAGCCACAGAACACTTtaccttcattctatccttcctatTCTCCAGCTGCTCACCCCAGTCTCCCGAGCGATGTCACCCTCCAGTACTTTCCTAACCAAATGTTCCCCAGCCCAAGTGCAGACAAGGGCAACGCTCCTCCACTCAACAACCGCTTCGGCTCTATCCTTTCCCCGCCTCGCCCTGTGGGATTTGGACAGGCAGGCTTCCCCCTGCTGCCAGATATGCCCCCTATGCCTATCGCCAACTCGTCTGGAATCACCCCTCACATATCCAACTTCAGCCTCACCTCTCTGTTTCCTGAGATCGCCACAGGCATGCCCACTGATGGCTCGGCCATGCCTATGTCTCCCCTGCTGTCGCTCTCTAACACCTCGGCTGCCGACTCTGGCAAGCAGCCCAACCGTCCTGCCCACAACATCAGTCACATCCTGGGCCATGACGGTAGCTCGGCTGTGTGAGGAGAGCTCCCTCTGCATATTCAACGCCACGGTGGCCTCATGCTCTGGAGGGAACAGTTTAATTTTCAGTTTGAGATTTATTCGTTCTTTTTAATGTTTACGTTCAGAACATGGTGTTGAAGCACCCGATGAATGGTTTCTAGGTTAATATGACAAAGTCAGTCTGGTGGTGATTTATGTTGTTTACATGTTCATACAATTTCAATCTCAAATTTCTTTGGCAtatgtgtgatgtcattgttATAATTTGTAATATTTCAAAAGTCCTCGGTCCttttaagctttttttgtttaaaatgttggtTAAACCAGCTGTTTGTTAGTACAACAAAATCTAATTTAGGTTTAGAACTTGAATTCAATGTATTCTCTGTGATTTAAGAAACCCTCTGCACAGTTACCTACCAATGTAATTTACTAACTTATATCAGGTTGTTCTGTACAGATTGTTTTTTCTTCGAGAGATATTTTGTAAATACCAATGTTTCATATCAGAATTGTTAgattatgtatgtatttgtaaaTAGAAAAttgattaataaagtttataagGAGAACTTTGTATTTGCTGCCAACTtgagatgtatgtgtgtgtgtatggtctgtcataggctacttttggggacaactCTTAGACTTGGTACCATTTAATTGAGGACTGCTTGTCCAACTGAGGGAAAATCCATGTCTCCAGTtgggaaaagttttttttaggggtcagtggttaaggtagctctccaggaaatgaatgtaagtatATTATGTCCCCAGAAGTGATCAtgatctgatgtgtgtgtgtttcttaataTATTCATGCCGCACTAGGTGGCCCTTTTTAATTcaataacatttgttttttccagCTCTGAGTGTTGTTGCAATATCCGAAAACGGATGGAACAATAGTAATTAAAACAACCACGCTGTCGGAAACAAATTATACAGTGAATTGTCTGCTTTCTAAGTAAAACTAAACAAagcacagaaaataacattaaatgacaGTGTAACATGTTAAAAATTACTGCAGACTGTGGACACCACACATAACTGTCCCAAGACTGAAAAGATGCACAGAGGACCAGCATCAATTTCAtaagcttttatttacatgcaATAGTGCTCCAGCATGTGCAGCCACAGAACAgctacacttaaaaaaaaagggggagtgTAGATTCAGGATCTCCTTCATTTCGATTGCAGATGTCTCTGGCAAAGACTAATACTAATGCACCAACCTGTGAGGGAGGAATAATACTGACACACCTGTCACAGCGCCCTCACCTGGCAGTCATTTGGTAACCAGCACATGAGTAAACACAGAAGTGGTTGCAGTCTAGTATATAAAAGATCAGCTTATCCATGACTGAGTTAAAAAGATATTTTCCAGAATCTCTCccattcagtgatttaaaaaaataacaaatcaaaaaaataaataactatacAATATATAATCTCTTGTTCACTAATGAAACAGAATGATTTATGTTGCATACACTTGTTAATAGTTTGTTAATGATGAACAATGCATATACATTTGTTATCGCTATACAAAATGACAGATGAACAGTTGTATTTTGAACACGTGATAAAGCAACAGAACTAAACAGCAAAGAAGCACCTCATAATAACAGCATCAGACTTTCTGTTGAATGGTCCCTTTGTCTCTGTTGTATGTAAAGCTAAGTACCTAAGGTCCAAACACTGAGGATGGAGGTCTGTGAGGAATGAaatgaggagtgaggagggtATGAAGTGCTGAACTGAGAAGAAGCCCCTGACTGATCTTCATGCTAGGAATTACATCTCAAACTTATTTACCTCCCTAGGAAATGCAGAATAGAGTTCAGCATCACAACATGGTACTCCTTTTGTCCATGATGTAGTAAGGGAGTGGGTGTTCATGAATTAAGTCTTTTTTCAATATGAAAATAaccttatatacagtataatcaaACACTTATGTACAAAaagcataaatatataaatatctgtgatacaaaaataaatattttctcttgttttcttctGTTCAACAGTCTCTTATGCATCCGTTGTGTTGTCTGTCCCTTCGTCCTCAGGGGACGCTTCACTTGGGAGGATGTTCACTCCCTGTATTGATATATCTTGGGATTGTGGCGTTGTGGCTGCTGAAGATGATGTGGTGAAGATTCCTTCGTCTTCTAGGGATAGAAGAGGCAAGGACCCCGTCTCtggataaagaaggaaggaaagagaactGGTCAGGAAACATGAGGGTGGTTTTGTGTAATAAGAAGAGCTGAAAGGATGCAGATTCTGAGGTTTAAATCATGTCAAAAGTGTCAAGCATAGGACAACTTTTTCACCATCAGCAAATGGAAATTAATTCATAACCAactaaaaaaatatctttaaactgACAAACCAATTGTCATCATGTGACCACTGTTTCATACTTAGGTCACGTGATGACAAATGAGCTAGTTCAATTCACTGATGAAGACTTTGAAATGCTGTTGAAAGCTGAAGGAAAGCTAGTAAGTTGACACTGAGTTGTGATATATAACATCTTCAACATTCAAagtatgattttatttttttatttttttaatggaggATCGGCCCTTACTTTGAGTGATGTCCTCCTCTGTTCTATCCTCATCACAGAAGCTGCCATCATCTCCCAGTTCCTGTGAACTAACGAGTTGATGGGAAGAGTCGAGGAGCTGAAGAGTGGAATCATCAGGAGGGAAGCAAGTATGTTCATGATGACCAGGACCACtaatgaaaggaggaggggggtaaaaatatttttagtttaaattGATGTGAAACAGACACAAGTGTTTGGCATTTTAGCTTAATAATTAACTTAGATGATCAACCTGTTATCAAACTAGTTCATGTTATTTTTCAGTTGactaatttaataatttaataatcagTGCATTAAAATTCTGTCTCTAAAATCGGATGAATACAGATCAACACAATCTAAAAATAATATTGGCTAAAACTTTGTAAGATTCTCTGTGTTGTCTAGCTTGAGCCCTAATGAGAATAACTCAATTATTTGAGAATGTCccacaaatacaacacagtCGATGTATATAGTAAtaagataaatgtgtttgtacCCATTAGAATAGTGGTAGACAGGCAGATGTCCATTTGAAACTGTCTGGGGCAACAATGTGTCACACTCCATATCACagtccacctcctcctgcaAACACAAGAGCATATAGATTAGAACttcaacagaaacaaaaaagcaCTTTCATAATAATTATAGCTTTTAAACAAGCAAAGTAAGCCTGTATGAACTGTGTTTTACCTGCTGCAGCCCAGGCAGGCAGTGAGTGGGGTGGTGTGGTTTGCCATTCGGTATGTATTCCCCATTAAGGGGGTAGACGCCATGTGGAGCAGTCATGTGGGCATCCAGCGGGCAGTGACCAACCAGGGCAAGTCCTTGAAGGGGGACCATGGTGTACTGGCATGACGACACGGGGGTGGCCACAGTGGGAAAACACATGTCGGACGTTTGCTCTGGAATAAGCACAAACAGAGAAATGTGATTACACACATGTGGCGGCAAACACTTTTACTCCTGCAAGGATCTGAGTGACTGTGAGGAGCACTCACTCTGTTTAGCCCAAGCCCTCCAGAGACAGAAGGGAATGAAGGCCACAATGATGAAGACGAAGGCTCCCAGGACAATACCAACTATGAGATAGGGGAGGTCGCCCGGCCGAGGAACCAGCCCGCCCTTGTGTTCAGGCCCTGGCTCTGGGGCTTCTGATGGAGCAGGCCGGTGCTGATTAGAACGAGCTAAAATAGCAGAGACAGAACGGTGGAAAAATGGTTAAAAAGTCCACTCAGACTATTTTTGGTGCTTGTAAATACATCTGAAAGGTTAGTTTGAGTCAATATGACCTCACCTTTCGTCTCAAGGATCACCACATTGCCAAATTCACTCTCTCCCTTCTCGTTGAAGCTTTGCATCTTGATGTCGTAGGCTGTCTCCGGTTGCAGGTCAGTGATTGAATGCCAATATCTGTCTCCCTCCACCACATCCTTTTTGTAGTCACTGTCATTATCACTGTCTGTCGGCCGGTAAAGGATGTAGAAGCCGTAGATGGGCGTGTTGTTTACGGGAGTGTACTGTTGAGAAgaataaaatgttacaattaattcaaaatatcacaaacaaaaaaaagatgctgcttaactgattttttgttgttttttttctagtcACTCACCGTCCATTTGAGAATGATGGTGGTCTCATTAATGGCTTCGTTGTAGGTGATGTAGGGTCCATCGACAGGGCGTTCATGGGTTCTCCCACCCACCACTGTGTACGCCTTTGATGGGGCACTGGGAGGACTGGAACCGATCACATTCACCGCCACAACACGAAACTTATAGGAAGTACCTACATGAAGAAGGATAATCATTACTAATCTGTCTCCGGGGGCTACGAGCTGCTTAGAAGAAGCTCTGTATTGTGTGTAGACtaatgatgtttgttttcaatttattttttgttttccttttcagagCAAATGCGATGTTGATTGCGATCTGGTTATGGTTTTGATCGATGGCAGTAATTACTCTAACAACAGTCATTATGCTGATGAATTTACGGGCCGTGGGAATGTAATTATGCAggacatcatcattataattatatggTACTACATCCAACTTCTCGCCCCAACTCTGCCAAAGTCAGAATAATAACAACACTGTTGAAGTGCGTGTGAAGATGGCTGACCTTTTTCCAGGCCGGTGATCTCCACTGAGAGTCGCGATGGGGGGATGTTTTCCACCGCCGTCACCCAGTCCTCTCCCGCCTTCTTCACCTTCTTGTACTCCACCCGAAAAGACTGGATGGGGAACCCGCGGTTGCCACGAGGAATCCAAGTTACGTACGCTGACGTTTCCGTTGCTGTGGAGACTGTGGGCTTGTCTGGGGCCTCgggagctgcaggaggaggagcagtggtgtGAGATAGGGGACAAGAACAGATACAAACTCACCAGACAACTTCACTGTaatgtcttaaaaaacaaatgacagtGATAGTAACAAAACAAATTATAGTAATTATGACAGAGAAGGCAAAAAACATGATCACAATAATAAACTTACTGAGAGCTCATCCTTCAGTGACAGAAGTGAAAGAGAGATCGAGAGAAGTCCATGTTAGTCAAAAAGAGAACCGTTAGAAGTTGGAAgttttattgtacaataagttaCAGTTATGGTTAGTATAGTTATTTGGAGGTGGAGACTGTAAAAGGGAACAGTGAGGTATTGAAGGGATACTCACGAGAGAGGCTTGGTGAAGGAACTGCAGGAGTTTTTGGTGGATCAATTTGTCCTAGACCTTTGCGTCCTgaagaagtaaaaacaaaaagtcagaGTTGAGATGAAGAACTGCATTTTGGGCCATGTTTAAAGGACGAGGCAGGCGATAtgctgtatttttgttggtaATAAATCTCAACAATCTTAGACCGTCTCCTAATACTTTCCAACTTCCCAGGCTCTCAGCCTCAAGCTAATTTATCCTACTGAAGACataaacctttaaaaatatttcatgaATACACTTTTATATTACAAAACAGCTGGgcattgtagtttttagcaaataTTCCTCTTATACTAGACTGATATACATTTGGTGCCCTAGTAAGTATTAATGGCAGCAGGGCAGTGTTTGTAGGACTGACTCAGAATAGCTGCAGTACCCATGTTCATCATAATAAAGAAACATGACACTCATTGCAACAGTGAGCCTTTCTGTAGAATTTCTTTATAGTAGGAAAACTGAAATTTATCACCAGACTTGTCCTtcaaacatttttcattaaataCACTGACAgcatagaataaaatataaaactgcaGGGATTCAAAATGACAAGCCCCAGCATGTGTGCATTTCATCACTCTATGACAGTTCTGAGAAGTGTCTTACTTTTACCAGTTCTGAAGGTCATCATAGCAGGTTGTCCCAAGCCTGCGCAGTTCTTGGCAGTCATCTCCACCTCATACAGGCTGTCTGGCTGCAGCTTGGCCAAGGTCAGCTTATGGAGAGAGCCTGAGATACTGCTGGAGGTCCACTCTGCTAGAGGGTCTCCCACctaagagagagacagagagataagTTACTGACTATTGGGTGTCTGAGTGTTTGAATGTGAAAGTGAATACACTAAAAGATAATATAGTCTGAAAAAAAAGCTCTTGGCAGTACCTTTCTGTATTTGACCATGTACTCCAGCACAGGGGCTCCACGCTCATGCCGCGGCCTCCAGGTCAGCTCATAGTAGTCAGCCTTTCCGGTGCGTGGTTGGCTGAGGATGATGGGTGCTTCTGCAGGCAGGATCTGTCCCGGCAGCTCAGAGCAGTCTAGAGGCAACATAGCGCCCGAGATTCCTGGCCTCACAGGTGGCTGCTCTCTCAGGACTTTATCTGGACTGAGCGGCCGATAGATTGAGGGCAGCTTCCCTCTGGATAAAATCCCTAGAGAGGAAAAGCATACATCATGAAATCTCAAAGCTGTGAGAGGGGGATAAAAGAATTAAAGCTGTGATAAATTACCAAAATATCCGACTTACCAGTTGATATTGTGATGAGGCGAGTGGAGGCCTGTGAGCTGCCCACTCCATTCTCAGCCATGCACTGGTACAGCCCATCATCCTGAGGGCCCACATTGGAGACTCGAAGCCCCTTTGGGGTCAGGCGGTGGCGAGGAGACAGGGAAAGAGGTTGGGCATTGTGGAGCCACATCACCGTGGGTGCAGGCCTACCTCGGACCTGGCAGGTGAAGCGCACCGTCTCTCCATACACAacctcctgctgctgcagctccaccGTCACCTGTGGAGGCTCtgcaggagacagaggagaaaggGACTAAGTAAAGAGAGTGCCTAAAAACTTATTAGGAACTTCAATGTTATCATGCAGGTTTTTGAACAATCATTTAGTTTATAAGATgtcagaaaagagagaaagatggccATCACAATTTCCGTAAGTAGAGGATGACATCTTTAAATGACTTGCTTGGTCTGACAAACCtcaaaatatgacatttacaTTCGTATAAAATGGACAAAAAGCtataaatgttcatatttgatAAGCTGGAAGAAGTGActgtttgatgtttttgctTGTTTAAAGAGCTTGAATTAATTACTGATTATTAAAATTGTTGCTCAACTTAACTTTACCTTTCtatcaactaatcatttcaggtctaataatgtcataatgtgagtgagcgagtgagtgagtgagtgagtctgtgtgtgtgtgtgtgtgtgtgtgtgtgtgtgtgtgtgtgtgtgtgtgtgtgtgtgtgtgtgtgtgtagaggctGTATGACAGGAGATTGTGAAGAGCCAGGCAGGCGAGGCCCAGAGTTGATGGTTGGCTGCTTGTGAATCAGGGAAAAACAGAGCTCATTACAGCTACAGCAGCTCTCTAGCTTTAATTAGAGccagctgcagagagacaagcccacaacacacacaaaaacatgcacgcacacacacacactcatagaaaATCACTGTAAAAACAGTCATCCATAACCTAGACGCACTCAATCAAGTACTACTACAGAACAGAGAGCTCTGTCTCCACCAACTCTTTCTTGAACAACACCGCCCAGTCatacacacttcacacacacacacacacacacacacagacccctGTCTTCTCTGTCCGCCAAACAGGAGTCAGTCTAATTATTAAATCCATGACACAGACAAAACTcttctcataaaaaaaaaaaaaaaaaaaacttaattcaCTATGAAAAGCCTTTACAGGAATCTGCATGCAACAAATTAGTTCAGGGTCTGGTTTAAAAGCTATCAAAACAAATCATACAAAAAGCCCAAATAAGGAAAAGTAATCCAACACAATGTTCACACTACTTTCatttacttctttcttccacGTTACTTACCAAAAACTTGCACGTCGTAGAGCACC contains the following coding sequences:
- the boc gene encoding brother of CDO — encoded protein: MSGKRDWTPWMKKRRAPVLCALGAVLLCCLQSGASLSDEVPVFTEEPASVVQKLGGSVNLHCSARPASANISWRLNGRQVVDGDPGVVLGPNSLFIPTLSNLTLGRYQCVASTGAGALASVPANVTAAKLRDFEPDDQQEIEVDEGNTAVIECHLPESQPKAQVRYSVKQEWLETSKGNYLIMPSGNLQIANATQDDEGPYKCAAYNPVTQEVKTSSSTDRLRIRRSTSEEARIIYPPASRSIMVTKGQRLVLECVASGIPTPQVTWEKDGQDLRFHNNTHFLLSNLLIDAVGESDSGTYICQADNGVGLAKSATVLYDVQVFEPPQVTVELQQQEVVYGETVRFTCQVRGRPAPTVMWLHNAQPLSLSPRHRLTPKGLRVSNVGPQDDGLYQCMAENGVGSSQASTRLITISTGILSRGKLPSIYRPLSPDKVLREQPPVRPGISGAMLPLDCSELPGQILPAEAPIILSQPRTGKADYYELTWRPRHERGAPVLEYMVKYRKVGDPLAEWTSSSISGSLHKLTLAKLQPDSLYEVEMTAKNCAGLGQPAMMTFRTGKRRKGLGQIDPPKTPAVPSPSLSPPEAPDKPTVSTATETSAYVTWIPRGNRGFPIQSFRVEYKKVKKAGEDWVTAVENIPPSRLSVEITGLEKGTSYKFRVVAVNVIGSSPPSAPSKAYTVVGGRTHERPVDGPYITYNEAINETTIILKWTYTPVNNTPIYGFYILYRPTDSDNDSDYKKDVVEGDRYWHSITDLQPETAYDIKMQSFNEKGESEFGNVVILETKARSNQHRPAPSEAPEPGPEHKGGLVPRPGDLPYLIVGIVLGAFVFIIVAFIPFCLWRAWAKQKQTSDMCFPTVATPVSSCQYTMVPLQGLALVGHCPLDAHMTAPHGVYPLNGEYIPNGKPHHPTHCLPGLQQEEVDCDMECDTLLPQTVSNGHLPVYHYSNGGPGHHEHTCFPPDDSTLQLLDSSHQLVSSQELGDDGSFCDEDRTEEDITQKTGSLPLLSLEDEGIFTTSSSAATTPQSQDISIQGVNILPSEASPEDEGTDNTTDA